In Onychostoma macrolepis isolate SWU-2019 chromosome 06, ASM1243209v1, whole genome shotgun sequence, one DNA window encodes the following:
- the LOC131542728 gene encoding G-protein coupled bile acid receptor 1 yields MAAVMRNVSGSNVEAQLIYAITLPVSCAIILINLLIILGITCNRQLHNSQNYFFLSLLVADLCTGVALPFIPWMGLNRTLSFSSCLLVHIFPNFLFLAFLFNLVLVHYERYQSIVSPLQRGQLWLHRRFVLPLLAVWILPLLFALLPSFGWNNKPIHDRNECCPITNSTARSNCVALSGERCCTYRSVFPNAYIYLEVYGLLAPAILSIAAMTCRVLWITREQLRDIQRLQRAVANRECRRRMEMRYTCCVAAVSLAFLTCWVPYIVYTHVGVEFLLRRGGKSNRTGHIVLSCVGIGGIAVVPLLLGLANREYTDPIKKLFRKLWHRYRNTSVQMDTSLRFS; encoded by the coding sequence ATGGCTGCGGTGATGCGAAACGTCTCCGGGAGCAATGTGGAGGCCCAGCTGATCTACGCCATCACGCTGCCCGTTTCCTGTGCCATCATCCTGATCAACCTGCTCATAATCCTGGGCATCACCTGCAACCGGCAGCTTCACAACTCGCAGAACTACTTCTTCCTGAGCCTGCTGGTGGCCGACTTGTGCACCGGCGTGGCGCTTCCCTTCATCCCCTGGATGGGCCTAAACCGCACGCTCAGCTTCTCGTCCTGCCTGCTGGTGCACATCTTTCCCAACTTTCTGTTCCTGGCCTTTCTGTTTAACCTTGTGCTGGTGCACTACGAGCGCTACCAGAGCATCGTGAGTCCGCTTCAGCGCGGCCAGCTCTGGCTGCACCGGCGGTTCGTGCTGCCGCTGCTGGCCGTCTGGATCCTGCCGCTGCTGTTTGCGCTGCTGCCTTCTTTTGGCTGGAACAACAAGCCAATTCATGATCGGAATGAGTGCTGTCCAATAACCAACAGCACGGCGCGCTCTAACTGCGTAGCGCTGTCTGGAGAGCGTTGCTGTACATACCGCAGTGTTTTTCCAAATGCTTACATCTATTTGGAAGTATATGGTCTACTGGCACCCGCCATCCTCTCCATCGCTGCCATGACGTGCCGCGTGCTGTGGATCACACGGGAGCAGCTGAGGGACATCCAGCGTCTGCAGCGAGCCGTAGCAAACAGGGAATGCAGACGGAGAATGGAAATGCGTTACACTTGTTGTGTGGCGGCCGTTTCCCTCGCCTTCCTGACCTGCTGGGTGCCGTACATCGTTTACACCCATGTAGGCGTAGAGTTTTTGCTCCGACGGGGAGGAAAGAGTAATCGCACTGGCCACATTGTGCTGTCCTGCGTTGGCATCGGGGGCATTGCTGTCGTGCCCCTGCTTTTGGGACTCGCCAACAGGGAGTACACCGATCCGATCAAGAAACTGTTCCGTAAACTGTGGCACCGCTACAGAAATACAAGTGTGCAAATGGACACTAGCCTTCGATTCAGTTGA